One region of Ananas comosus cultivar F153 linkage group 9, ASM154086v1, whole genome shotgun sequence genomic DNA includes:
- the LOC109714806 gene encoding transcriptional regulator SUPERMAN-like, producing the protein MEGSKALTLSDDEASSPVDPTMTNESATAAAPRSSYYECVFCKRGFSNAQALGGHMNIHRKDRAKTSSSSLSRPSNSKDYYSESYSYYNAYAAPHHHRLLPELYPPLPAAPEPSSNFAVYFPMASGPRDHHHHHHHHHDVSGSSCTSTSGAHRPQELSLFGEELHLSLSMHGRDGLMEKREVEERELDLELRLGHDHTQYK; encoded by the coding sequence ATGGAAGGATCAAAAGCCCTAACCCTAAGTGACGACGAGGCGAGCTCGCCAGTGGATCCAACGATGACCAATGAATCTGcgaccgccgccgccccgcGATCGTCCTACTACGAGTGCGTGTTCTGCAAGCGGGGGTTCTCAAACGCGCAGGCGCTCGGCGGGCACATGAACATCCACCGCAAGGACCGCGCCAAGacgtcatcgtcgtcgttgtcgcgCCCGAGCAATAGCAAGGACTACTACTCCGAGAGCTACAGCTACTACAACGCGTACGCCGCGCCGCACCACCACCGCCTCCTGCCGGAGCTCTACCCTCCTCTGCCGGCCGCACCGGAGCCGTCGAGCAACTTCGCGGTGTATTTCCCGATGGCATCGGGACCAAgggatcatcatcatcatcatcatcatcatcacgaTGTGAGTGGTAGTAGTTGCACTAGTACTAGTGGTGCACATAGGCCACAAGAGCTTAGTCTCTTTGGCGAGGAGTTGCACTTGAGCTTGAGCATGCATGGCAGGGATGGGCTAATGGAGAAGAGGGAGGTTGAAGAGAGGGAGCTGGATTTGGAGCTAAGGCTTGGTCATGATCATacacaatataaataa
- the LOC109714889 gene encoding methyltransferase-like protein 6 isoform X2, whose amino-acid sequence MAEEAEEEDEAEYHSRDFAWEDLRDEIESDASLSHHLLSSSLPSSSIGSSSTSSSIDADAWRSFHHRHSTGRFFKERRYLLKEFPELVSCCDSVKVLEVGCGNGSTVLPILRAGRNTVVYGCDCSEDVLERAKEIVSAAKGIHIKDRFHPFLLDFSIHSFPEWLVCSSCQCSLGGKCVDFSLDGHREKPSKSNAPFMGEDQCCIGGVDFVTLIFTLSAVPFDKMSLIIERCASTLKPGGLILFRDYGLYDMTMLRFSPDQRVGSREYMRSDGTLSYFFSLDVARDLFCAAGLVTLELEYCCIRSVNRRNGKTMRRVWVHGKFQKPMPNPS is encoded by the exons ATGGCGGAAGAGgcggaggaagaagacgaagcgGAGTACCACTCCCGTGACTTCGCATGGGAGGATCTCCGCGACGAGATCGAGAGCGACGCCTCTCTCTCCCACcacctcctctcctcttctctccccTCCTCTTCGATTGgctcttcttctacttcttcttcgaTCGATGCCGACGCATGGAGGAGCTTCCACCACCGCCACTCCACGGGGAGGTTCTTCAAG GAAAGGAGGTATTTGCTGAAGGAATTCCCAGAATTGGTTAGTTGCTGTGATTCTGTCAAGGTTTTAGAGGTGGgatgtggaaatgggagcactGTTCTTCCTATCTTGCG TGCAGGACGAAATACTGTTGTCTATGGTTGTGATTGTAGTGAAGATGTTCTTGAGAGGGCCAAGGAGATTGTTTCTGCGGCTAAGGGGATCCACATTAAGGATCGATTCCATCCATTTCTTTTGGATTTTTCAATTCATAGCTTTCCGGAATGGTTGGTCTGTTCATCTTGTCAATGTTCGTTAGGTGGCAAATGTGTTGACTTCTCGTTAG ATGGTCATCgggaaaaaccatcaaaatcaaATGCGCCCTTCATGGGAGAAGATCAATGTTGTATTGGGGGTGTTGATTTTGTTACTTTG attttcacACTTTCGGCAGTACCATTTGACAAGATGTCACTTATCATAGAGAGATGTGCTTCTACTCTGAAACCTGGTGGTTTGATTTTATTTAGGGATTATG GCCTCTATGACATGACTATGCTTCGGTTTTCGCCTGACCAAAGAGTGGGGTCTCGGGAGTACATGAGATCGGACGGTACTCTTTCGTATTTCTTCTCCTTAGATGTTGCAAGGGACCTCTTCTGTGCAGCTGGACTCGTAACG TTGGAGCTCGAGTATTGCTGTATAAGGTCGGTGAATCGTCGGAACGGGAAGACGATGCGCAGGGTTTGGGTGCATGGAAAATTCCAGAAGCCCATGCCAAATCCATCATGA
- the LOC109714889 gene encoding methyltransferase-like protein 6 isoform X3, which translates to MPTHGGASTTATPRGGSSRRYLLKEFPELVSCCDSVKVLEVGCGNGSTVLPILRLCSAGRNTVVYGCDCSEDVLERAKEIVSAAKGIHIKDRFHPFLLDFSIHSFPEWLVCSSCQCSLGGKCVDFSLDGHREKPSKSNAPFMGEDQCCIGGVDFVTLIFTLSAVPFDKMSLIIERCASTLKPGGLILFRDYGLYDMTMLRFSPDQRVGSREYMRSDGTLSYFFSLDVARDLFCAAGLVTLELEYCCIRSVNRRNGKTMRRVWVHGKFQKPMPNPS; encoded by the exons ATGCCGACGCATGGAGGAGCTTCCACCACCGCCACTCCACGGGGAGGTTCTTCAAG GAGGTATTTGCTGAAGGAATTCCCAGAATTGGTTAGTTGCTGTGATTCTGTCAAGGTTTTAGAGGTGGgatgtggaaatgggagcactGTTCTTCCTATCTTGCG TTTATGCAGTGCAGGACGAAATACTGTTGTCTATGGTTGTGATTGTAGTGAAGATGTTCTTGAGAGGGCCAAGGAGATTGTTTCTGCGGCTAAGGGGATCCACATTAAGGATCGATTCCATCCATTTCTTTTGGATTTTTCAATTCATAGCTTTCCGGAATGGTTGGTCTGTTCATCTTGTCAATGTTCGTTAGGTGGCAAATGTGTTGACTTCTCGTTAG ATGGTCATCgggaaaaaccatcaaaatcaaATGCGCCCTTCATGGGAGAAGATCAATGTTGTATTGGGGGTGTTGATTTTGTTACTTTG attttcacACTTTCGGCAGTACCATTTGACAAGATGTCACTTATCATAGAGAGATGTGCTTCTACTCTGAAACCTGGTGGTTTGATTTTATTTAGGGATTATG GCCTCTATGACATGACTATGCTTCGGTTTTCGCCTGACCAAAGAGTGGGGTCTCGGGAGTACATGAGATCGGACGGTACTCTTTCGTATTTCTTCTCCTTAGATGTTGCAAGGGACCTCTTCTGTGCAGCTGGACTCGTAACG TTGGAGCTCGAGTATTGCTGTATAAGGTCGGTGAATCGTCGGAACGGGAAGACGATGCGCAGGGTTTGGGTGCATGGAAAATTCCAGAAGCCCATGCCAAATCCATCATGA
- the LOC109714889 gene encoding methyltransferase-like protein 6 isoform X1, with protein MAEEAEEEDEAEYHSRDFAWEDLRDEIESDASLSHHLLSSSLPSSSIGSSSTSSSIDADAWRSFHHRHSTGRFFKERRYLLKEFPELVSCCDSVKVLEVGCGNGSTVLPILRLCSAGRNTVVYGCDCSEDVLERAKEIVSAAKGIHIKDRFHPFLLDFSIHSFPEWLVCSSCQCSLGGKCVDFSLDGHREKPSKSNAPFMGEDQCCIGGVDFVTLIFTLSAVPFDKMSLIIERCASTLKPGGLILFRDYGLYDMTMLRFSPDQRVGSREYMRSDGTLSYFFSLDVARDLFCAAGLVTLELEYCCIRSVNRRNGKTMRRVWVHGKFQKPMPNPS; from the exons ATGGCGGAAGAGgcggaggaagaagacgaagcgGAGTACCACTCCCGTGACTTCGCATGGGAGGATCTCCGCGACGAGATCGAGAGCGACGCCTCTCTCTCCCACcacctcctctcctcttctctccccTCCTCTTCGATTGgctcttcttctacttcttcttcgaTCGATGCCGACGCATGGAGGAGCTTCCACCACCGCCACTCCACGGGGAGGTTCTTCAAG GAAAGGAGGTATTTGCTGAAGGAATTCCCAGAATTGGTTAGTTGCTGTGATTCTGTCAAGGTTTTAGAGGTGGgatgtggaaatgggagcactGTTCTTCCTATCTTGCG TTTATGCAGTGCAGGACGAAATACTGTTGTCTATGGTTGTGATTGTAGTGAAGATGTTCTTGAGAGGGCCAAGGAGATTGTTTCTGCGGCTAAGGGGATCCACATTAAGGATCGATTCCATCCATTTCTTTTGGATTTTTCAATTCATAGCTTTCCGGAATGGTTGGTCTGTTCATCTTGTCAATGTTCGTTAGGTGGCAAATGTGTTGACTTCTCGTTAG ATGGTCATCgggaaaaaccatcaaaatcaaATGCGCCCTTCATGGGAGAAGATCAATGTTGTATTGGGGGTGTTGATTTTGTTACTTTG attttcacACTTTCGGCAGTACCATTTGACAAGATGTCACTTATCATAGAGAGATGTGCTTCTACTCTGAAACCTGGTGGTTTGATTTTATTTAGGGATTATG GCCTCTATGACATGACTATGCTTCGGTTTTCGCCTGACCAAAGAGTGGGGTCTCGGGAGTACATGAGATCGGACGGTACTCTTTCGTATTTCTTCTCCTTAGATGTTGCAAGGGACCTCTTCTGTGCAGCTGGACTCGTAACG TTGGAGCTCGAGTATTGCTGTATAAGGTCGGTGAATCGTCGGAACGGGAAGACGATGCGCAGGGTTTGGGTGCATGGAAAATTCCAGAAGCCCATGCCAAATCCATCATGA